The Capra hircus breed San Clemente unplaced genomic scaffold, ASM170441v1, whole genome shotgun sequence genome has a window encoding:
- the CLDN5 gene encoding claudin-5 has translation MGSAALEILGLVLCLVGWVGLILACGLPMWQVTAFLDHNIVTAQTTWKGLWMSCVVQSTGHMQCKVYDSVLALSPEVQAARALTVGAVLLALVALFVTLAGAQCTTCVAPGPAKARVALTGGALYALCGLLALVPLCWFANIVVREFYDPTVPMSQKYELGAALYIGWAASALLMCGGGLVCCGAWVCTGRPDFSFPVKYSASRRPTATGDYDKKNYV, from the coding sequence ATGGGGTCGGCGGCGCTGGAGATTCTCGGCTTGGTGCTGTGCCTGGTGGGCTGGGTGGGCCTCATCCTGGCGTGCGGGCTCCCCATGTGGCAGGTGACGGCCTTCCTGGACCACAACATCGTGACGGCGCAGACCACCTGGAAGGGGCTGTGGATGTCGTGCGTGGTGCAGAGCACCGGCCACATGCAGTGTAAAGTGTACGACTCGGTGCTGGCGCTGAGCCCCGAGGTGCAGGCGGCGCGCGCGCTCACCGTGGGCGCCGTGCTGCTGGCGCTCGTCGCGCTCTTCGTGACCCTGGCGGGCGCCCAGTGCACCACCTGCGTGGCCCCCGGCCCGGCCAAGGCGCGCGTGGCCCTCACGGGCGGCGCGCTCTACGCGCTCTGCGGGCTGCTGGCGCTGGTGCCGCTCTGCTGGTTCGCCAACATCGTGGTCCGCGAGTTCTACGACCCGACCGTGCCCATGTCTCAGAAGTACGAGCTGGGCGCCGCGCTCTACATCGGCTGGGCCGCCTCGGCGCTGCTCATGTGCGGCGGCGGCCTCGTGTGCTGCGGCGCCTGGGTCTGCACCGGCCGCCCCGATTTCAGCTTCCCGGTGAAGTACTCGGCGTCGCGGCGGCCGACGGCCACCGGCGACTACGACAAGAAGAACTACGTCTGA